The genomic interval GATGCAACCCGGACAAATAAAATCCACGAGAATAATTTATACACCAACATAATCTCACAGTATTTATAATGTCGCTATATGGGCTGTTAAAAAATTCTTACTTTCATTCGATTTAAATATGTACTGAATAGATGTACCAAAGAACTGGCAAAACTTAATGTTACTTTAATGACataaattattgtaaatagatCTTCTCTCAATTTTTATCACATGGAACACATTTATCAACGTCTTAACATCATCTAGTATATCTTTATCTTACAGGAGCCAGCATTAGCGACAACAGTGGCGTCACCAGCCACGTCGGCCACTGCAACACTGCAGGTGTCGTCAGCCACGTTGCCGGACACAGGAGGAGAGCCAGCAAGAGCCACAAGAGATGAGGCGTCTCCACCTGCGTCACCATCCACAGTACCAGCTGAACGACCAGCTGCACCACGAGTGGTTGCACCAGCCACGTCACCAGCCAAAACAGGAGTGGCCAAGGAGGCCACAACACAGCTGGAGTCTCCAGCCGTATTGCCGTCCACAACACAACTTGAACCAGCAGCTGCAACAGACGTGGCATCTCCCGCTACTTCCCCGTGTACAACACATGTCTCATCAGGCATGACACAAGTGACGTCGGAACCTACAATTGAAGCGGCGTTGCCATCCAAAACAAGAGCAATTCTTCGAGCCTCATCGTCAGGCAAAACATTACCAGCAGCCCATCTAACCACAAAACGTGTAGCCTCCGTACCTTTAGGGCAGGTGGTGTCCAAAGCATCGTCGTCAGCCCCAACACGAATAGCATCCGCCATCCCCATTGCCTGCTACAGCATGCATCCTACGACCAGTCCTGTTGCCAGATACAGCACTCATCAACTCACCAGTCCTGTTGCCAGATACAACACCCATCAAGGCACCAATCCTGTTGCCGGATACAGCACACGCTGTCTCACCAGTCCTGCTGCCAGATTCAGCACACGCTTTGTCATTAGTCCTGTTGCCAGATACAACACTCATCAAGTCACCAATCCTGTTGCCAGATACAACACCCATCAAGGCACCAATCCTGTAGCCAGATACAGTACACGCTTTGTCACCAGTCCTGCTGCCAAGTACAGTACCCATCAAGCCACCAATCCTGTTGCTCGATACAGCACACGTTGCGTCAGCAGTCCCGCCGCCAGATATTCCACGTGTTCTGTCACCAGTCCTGCTGCCAAATACAACATGCATTCTCTCACCAGTCCTGCTGTCGGATACAACACGCGTTCTGCCACCAATCCTATTGTTAGCTACACCATGATACGTGTAGCAAGAGGTTGAATGTCAGTgaaacatttcatttgtttttatgACACTTTTGGTTAAATAAAAACGAAATTTTATGTGTTATGTACTGAGTCTATTTGTAATGATGCTGATATGTACGTATGGATACACGACACTGTAAGGTGTGTGGATAAATTTTAATGTTACCAGCAATACATAACCTTATAGCCTTCTAGTACTTCAAAGTTCATCCGAAGTAATTTTCCAGATGCCAGTTCTACTGCAGTGTTAGTTGACGTGAAAAGAATTAGTTCTTTTTTAGAAGTTAAAAGCACGAATTGGAGCATTATGACTACTGTGCAAACAGATAAAAAACTCTTTAAGGGCTATGACTGCACTGAGATATTGGAAAGTGGAGTACAGTATTACAGTTTTACAAATCGATTAcattttcaatgaaatttaaaCTGAAACAATATTGCTCTGTGCCTAGATTGGATACTTGACAGCAGCTAGTTTTCCTTTTGAGTGATTCGTAGGTCATTCCTCCGAAAAACAGTTTTGTGGATTTCGCTGGCTctgtttgctttgttttattactcgcgtaacaagtaatatatgagataaaatattttgctacgaaaagagccccgaaacaCTTTTCAGGGATCCTGTTCTGTGACTTTCTTCGGATCATTATATCTCAACAAAACAAATTATATTACGTTCTTATTCTGCATCTGGCTTTCCATTAAAGTATCATTTTTTCGTAACTGCAACTCGCCATAAAGATCAACATATCTTccatactttacagttattgaaaaggttactgaaaattatttcgttatcaatactgatgttacagtacgcaatgttcgtTCATCATCAACATTTTGctctggatttttgttaacagtaaaacatcaataagtaccacgactaacacgagagcatgagactattatcagagaaaaagatgtttttactattatGTCtcccagaccagaactacgcacagcatgaTTTCTTTAtcttatgaaggtaaattatctttttgcactgttaatcatATATTATCGGTtgcccgcgtccacctgtaaaacaatCCGTTACGAACTATCACTCTTCTTTGCAACTGAATACGCATTGCTTTTAACAACTACGTTTCTCGAACTGGTACTAGGCTTCATGAGTGGTTTACAGCTTTCCCATTCTTTTCCTGTACTCATTGGCTCTTACGTAGGCACTAGGTGAAAACAGCATAGTTTATCGATTAACTGCTCGTAACATTTCTTACTGCGTAATGCATTAATATTGCGTCTGAGGGATATCTTATTCTTCTTtacgtggtccgcagctcgtggtcatgtggtggtagcgttctcgtttctcgcgcccgggttcccgggttcgattcccggcgggatcagggattttctctgccttgtgacgactgggtgttgtgtgatgtttgttttttttatcatcagtctactgactggtttgattcggcccgccacgaattcctttcctgtgctaacctcttcatctcagagtaacacttgcaacctacgtcctcaattatttgcttgacgtattccagtctctgtcttcctctacagtttttgccctctacagctccctctagtaccatggaagtcattccctcatgtcttagcagatgtcctatcatcctgtcccgtctccttatcagtgtttaccacatattcctttcctctccaaatctgcgtagaacctcctcattccttaccttatcagtccacctaattttcaacattcgtatatagcaccacatctcaaatgcttcgattctcttctgttccggttttcccacagtccatgtttcactaccatacaatgctgtactccagacgtacatcctcagaaatttcttcctcaaattaaggccggtatttgatattagtagacttctcttggccaaaaatgctttttttgccatagcgagtctgcttttgatttcctccttgctccgtccatcattggttattttactgcctaggtagcagagttccttaacttcattgacttcgtgaccatcaatcatgatgttacgtttctcgctgttctcatttctgctacttctcattaccttcgtctttctccgatttactctcaaaccgtagtgtgtactcattagactgttcattccgttcagcagatcatttaattcttcttcactttctctcaggatagcaatgacatcagcgaatcgtatcattgatatcctttcaccttgtattttaattccactcctgaacctttcttttatttcgatcattgcttattcgatttacagattgaagagtaggggcgaaaggctacagccttgtcttacacccttcttaatacgagcacttcgttcttgatcgtccactcttattattccctcttggttgttgtacatattgtatatgacccgtctctccctatagcttacccctacttttttcacaatctcgaacagcttgcaccattttatattgtcgaacgctttttccaggtcgacaaatcctatgaacgtgtcttgatttttctttagccttgcttccattattagccgtaacgtcagaattgcctctctcgtgccctttacttttcctaaagccaaactgatcgtcacctaggtgAGAGATTCACGAAAAGTGCAAACTAAGTAAGGCGCCAATCCTACAGAGTTCGCTTTGTAAAAAAGAATTGCGATTACATCAGGAAATAGTGGCTTATTTGGTTTCAACTCTTTTCAGTTATTTCACCAGTGATGTTTAATTCTGAGTTCTCCATACGGGAGTCGGTGCGATGATCAAACGACGGTGGGCTTGTATGATTCtcttgcgtgaacgatttcttaaacgcgactGGTAgattagtgactggaaaaaagccttAGACCaacttacgtaggaccagaatgttCCCGGCTTCTCGACTGGGTTATAATGGTGGTATTTGTTGAAATCATCTCACGAATTTCTATTAACATTTTCCTGTCGCCATTTGGGCGGTCTCTTttaaaccaagagtgcaacagtctttgtttcgtcatcatttttcgaatttctttgttaaaccacggtgggtgttTCTTTTCGTTAATCCATTTACTTAGCACATACATTTCCAGGGTACGATTTATAATCAATACAAAGTTTcctcataattcctctacgtccatcgtactggaactaaattat from Schistocerca gregaria isolate iqSchGreg1 chromosome 6, iqSchGreg1.2, whole genome shotgun sequence carries:
- the LOC126278741 gene encoding circumsporozoite protein-like, which gives rise to MGMADAIRVGADDDALDTTCPKGTEATRFVVRWAAGNVLPDDEARRIALVLDGNAASIVGSDVTCVMPDETCVVHGEVAGDATSVAAAGSSCVVDGNTAGDSSCVVASLATPVLAGDVAGATTRGAAGRSAGTVDGDAGGDASSLVALAGSPPVSGNVADDTCSVAVADVAGDATVVANAGSCKIKIY